The uncultured Desulfovibrio sp. DNA window GGAGCCCCCTCAGGACGACAATCCACTCTTTTCAGCACCCAATACGCTGATTACGCCGCACATTGCCTGGGCTACCACACGTGCGCGGCAAAACATCATTGACCTCATGGCGGAGAACATCCGGCGCTGGCAGGCAGGAACCCCCGTCAATGTGGTGAATGGGGTAAAATAAGCGCCAATCATGTACATCGACATACACACCCACGCCTTTCATCCCAAGATAGCGCACAAGGCAGTGGATCACCTGAATGATTTTTATAGCGTCAACTGCGCGGGCGATGGCACCATCGCCCACCTGCTGGAACGTGAACGTAAGGCCGAGATGGAAAAGTGCGTGGTTTTGTGCGCAGCCACAGCGCCTGCCCAGGTTATTCCGGCAAACAACTACGCCATCACCTTGCAAAAGGAGCATGCAGACAGGGTCATCGCCTTTGGTACGGTGCATCCGGGCTATGAAAACTGGGAGGTGGAGCTTAAGCGCATCAAGGCCGCTGGCATCCGCGGCATCAAGCTGCACCCTGATTTTCAGAGCTTCTGGCTGGACGACCCTCGCCTTTTGCCCATTTTTGAAGCAGCGCAAAAAGACTTTGTGTTTGAAATCCACATAGGCGACAGAACAACGCCTGCCCAAAACCCCTCCTGCCCTTACAAACTGGCTGCCATTCTGCGCCAGTTCCCTGGCATGAGGGTGATTGCGGCCCATTTTGGCGGCTACCGCATGTGGGCGCATGCGCTTGATGCACTTGCTGGCAACAGGTTTGAAAACCTTTGGTTCGACACCTCAAGCACAACGCCCTTTGCGACTCCGC harbors:
- a CDS encoding amidohydrolase family protein — encoded protein: MYIDIHTHAFHPKIAHKAVDHLNDFYSVNCAGDGTIAHLLERERKAEMEKCVVLCAATAPAQVIPANNYAITLQKEHADRVIAFGTVHPGYENWEVELKRIKAAGIRGIKLHPDFQSFWLDDPRLLPIFEAAQKDFVFEIHIGDRTTPAQNPSCPYKLAAILRQFPGMRVIAAHFGGYRMWAHALDALAGNRFENLWFDTSSTTPFATPLLAKKLLGAFPRERILFGTDWPLYDPVEERQRLQRLANLKDAEMETIMSNATSLLCDSAPQAKSQHNH